The genomic interval AGCCCCTTTGTCTTGATGGAAGGCTACAAGTCGGTTTCCGGCCCTGATCTTGAAACCGTCACCCAAGCCCTGGCTGAAATGGAAATGATCGCGTATGAACGCTCGGGCGACCGTCTTGTGATTGAATACAGCCCTCCGCTAAAACTTCGCGACGTTAATCCGTTCGACAAGTTTGAAGAGACCGTCCACTTCACCATTAACGTCCCCAAAGGAATCGCGATTGAGGTCTATAACCAGGACGGCGCCATTAAAGCGGCGAATTTAGACAAAACATTGCTCGTAGACCATAAAACCGGCGATGTACGGGTCGAGAACATCCGGGGCGGCGCCAATATCATTTCAAACGGCGGCAACATCACCGCAACCGACATTCAGCCCTACCTTGATCTCGACAGCCGCGAAGGCCGGGTAGACATCGAACGAATCACAGGCGACGCCGCGATTCGCCACAAAAACGGGCCTGTCGTTTTAAGCGATGTCAGCAATGACGTTTATTTGAATTGCGAAAACGCCGACTGCACCATCCGCCAAATTAAAGGGCAGCTCGAAGTCGACAATATGGGCGGCGACGTGGTTGCCAACTACATTTTCTCAGGGGTCGCTATCAAACTTCGCAAAGGCAACCTCACCTTGCAGCCGCAGGTCCCGGTTCCTCAATCGTATCAATGCAGCGTTGAAGCAGGCGACCTGACGGTGCGCATCCCCGAGAACTCTAATATCCTTCTCGACGTCACGGCGGAATCAGGCGGCATCACATCAGATTTCCCACTGCCTATATCCAGCGAGAAGAACACCTCAAAGGCGGCGGGCTCGGTCAACAAAGGGGAATTCAAAGTCGAACTGTTCGTGCGCGGCGGCTTTGCCCATATCGTCAAAGTAGCGGCAAATGAAACCGTCCCCGAAACGCCCGCCCCATCGCAGACGATTGAAAACGCGGGGTCAACTCCACCCGCAGAACGCTCGCCTGACCTGGAAGCGGCCGATATCAACTAAGTCAATCCATTCAACGATAACGCACAACCGCCCGTGAATTCGCGGGCGGTTTTTTTGTAAGAATAGACATTTTTTCCAAACAATGTTTCATTAGTAGCACCATAAATAGTGATGAGGAGAACCGCCATGTCGTCAAACCACCTGACACGCCGTACATTTCTCAATACGATAGGGGCCGCCGCCGCTGCTTCGCTCACGCCGGGGCAATCCCTCGCCGCCTCAAGCGCGCCCAAGAATATCGTATTGATCTATGCAGACGACTTAGGCTACGGCGACGTGAGTTGCTATGGCGCGACCAAATTCAAAACACCAAATATAGACCGCCTGGCGGCAAATGGAATTCGCTTTTCCAACGCGCATTCCTCCTCCGCCACTTGTACGCCGTCGCGTTATTCATTGCTGACCGGCGAATACGCCTGGCGCCGCAAAGGCACCGGCATCCTGCCCGGTAACGCGAAAATGATAATCGAGCCGGGCCGCGACACCCTGCCCTCCATGCTGAAAAACGCTGGCTACAAAACAGGCGTGGTCGGCAAATGGCACCTCGGCCTCGGCGATGGAACCCTCGACTGGAACAGCGACATCAAACCCGGGCCGAACGAAATCGGCTTCGACTATAGTTTTCTCATCCCCGCGACGGGAGACCGCGTCCCCTGCGTCTACGTCGAAAACCATCGCGTGGTTGACTATGATCCCAGCGACCCCATCGAAGTCAGTTTCGGCAAACCCATTGGCGATGAACCGACGGGCAAAGAACATCCCGAACTGTTAAAGATGCACCCCAGCCACGGCCATGACATGACCATCGTCAATGGCATCAGCCGCATCGGATACATGAGCGGCGGACAAAGCGCGCGTTGGGTCGATGAAGATATGGCGGACGTCATCACAAAAAAAGCCAACAAGTTCATCACCAATCACAAAGACGAACCGTTTTTTTTGTACTTCTCGACGCACGACATCCACGTGCCCCGCGTTCCACACAGTCGTTTCGTCGGGCAAAGCGGACTGGGGCCGCGCGGCGACGCCGTCATGCAACTCGACTGGTGCGTCGGTGAAATCATGGCGACGCTCGACCGCCTCGATTTAACGAACGACACGCTTGTTCTTTTTGCCAGCGACAACGGCCCCGTGGTTGACGACGGCTATCACGACCAGGCGGTCACGCGTCTGAACGGCCATACGCCTTCGGGCAACCTGCGCGGCGGCAAATACAGTTCGTTCGACGCCGGAACGCGCACCCCCTTTATCGCGCACTGGCCTGGACGCATCCAACCCGGCGAGTCGGACGCGCTGGTTTCACAGATCGACCTGTTCGCTTCCTTCGCATCGCTGACCGGGCAAGCGCTTTCAACAAAAGCCGCGCCTGACAGCCTGAATGCGCTGCCAACACTACTGGGCGAAACAAACATAGACCGCGAACATTTGATCGAACACGCAGGTTCACTGTCGATCATTCAAGGCGATTGGAAGTACATCGCTCCTAGCAAAGGCGCGACGTTCAACAAAAACGTAAGCATTGAATTGGGCAACAATCCCGAGCCGCAACTCTATAATTTAAAAGAAGACCTCGGCGAGACCAATAATCTTGCGGCGCAGCATCCTGAGATCGTACAAAAGCTGTCGTCCCTGTTGGCAGAAACGCGAAAAAACGGACGAACGCGCAAATAAACGGGGAAGAGTTGCGTTATCCATCTCTTATTGCGTGGTTAGTGATATACTAGAGAGGATCGCTTTTGTAATTTGAAAGCATCGAGAAAACACGAATTCGGGGGCGTAATGGTTTCGACGGGAATTACGCGCTTGTTGAGTGCATGCCGAGGTTCCGCAGGCCTCGTTAAAAAGGCGGACCTATTTAATTGCCAATGATCAAGCATTACCACTCGCTGCTTAATTAGTTAAGTAGCGGTCGCTTCGCCCGGTTTGGTCTCGTTGGCTGGGCTATGGCGTCATAAAGGCGAGAATAGCGGGTTGGAGTGTCTTCGACCAACCGGCGAATCTAAAGAGGGCTAACCGCGTTGCAAGCTGTCTGTGCGTTTCAACGCGGTGATTTCAAGCATAGACTACGCATGTAGGACTCTCCAAGTAAGGATTTTCGGACGCGGGTTCGACTCCCGCCGCCTCCACAGTTTCAAACGTACATCACTGCCCACTGCATTCATAATTTCCCACGCGGCAGGGTGGCAAGGGCAAGGCCGAATGAAATGAGGGCAGCCCTTGAGATCAATCAGGATGATTTGCTGGGTTAATTCGTAAAGTGGGATCAGTTCTCGGATTCAGACAATTGATTTGTAGTACAAATGATTAACTTTGCTTCAAGGGCTGGCCTACGGCCTTGCCCTTGCCGCCCCACCATCCGAGAAGTGAGTATTTACATTGATGAGTGTCCATGATTTTGACAACGAAAACCTAATTCCGGCATATCAAAAACTGGCAAACCAACTCAGGCATGGGTGCAACTCTGGGAGCGCCTGTGCATAAGGGCCTGAAAGCCCGCACTGAAGTGAGTAGAGTTGTACCCATGCCACAAGCAGATTTATGAGATAGTTTCTAGAAAATTCAATTCAATTTGTGAAAGAGTATCCAAATTTACGGAAGAACCTAAATTAAGATTGGTTTTCGGACGCGGCCTCCACAGTTTCAGACGCACATCACTACCCACTGCATCCATAATTCCTCACACGAAAAAATCACAACCTCCCATTCTCTCATTGCCGTTGACGGACAGCGCCCGCGTGGGAGAATAGCAATCATAATTTGATTTCAATTGTCAGGGGACGCCATCACATGAGAAAGAGCCTTGTTTTATCCTTAACCGGACACGACCGCATCGGCATCGTCGAAGAAGTCACCAAAGAAATCCTACCGTTCGGCGGCAATGTTGAATCCAGCCGCATGGCCCGCTTGGGCGGCGAGTTCGCTATGTTAATGCTCATCTCAGCGCCCGAAGAACAGGTCGAAACCTTAATCCAGCGCATTCAAGCGCTGCAAGATAACGGGTACATCGTCACGATATGTACAACCGAACCGGGCGATCCCAATAAATTTCAAGAGTGGTCCACGTTACAAATTGAAGTGTTTGGCGCTGACCATGAGGGCATCATCCATACCATCACTCAGCGACTGGCCGAGTTAAAAATTAGCGTCGAAACAATGGACACTGGCATGTCAGAAGCGCCGCTGAGCGGTTCGCCCTTGTTTATGATGTCAGCGACAGTGATGGCCCCGCCTGAATTATCGTTGTCGAATCTTCAAGATGATTTAGAGAAAATTAGCGACGCATTAAACGTCGACATCGACGTTTCGCTTTGGTTAGACGACGACGCCGAATTTGAAGGCGAATAATTATTCGCTTTCGACTCGCTCAAAAAACATCATGTGTTGCCAGGGGAGGCCGTCATACTCGCCCGCCAGTTGAAAGCCGTTGGCGGTATATTCTTTAAGAATTTGCCGTTTGCTCATTTTGTGCAGCGGCTTGATAGGTACATCAGCGTCTTCTTCTCGATACTCCAATAACGCAATGCGCCCCTTCGGCTTTAAACTCGCCCGAAGCGCTTGCAGCATTTCCTGCGGATGCGACAACTCATGATACACATCAACCATCAATATCAAATCGAATTGGCTCTTCGGAAGTTTGGCGTCGTTTTGCGTACTGAGTACAGGCGTGACGTTTTTTACGCTGGCTGCATTTGCCCGCATTCGTAGTAAATCCAACATCTCCTGTTGAATATCGACCGCAAAGACGCTGCCGGATTCACCAACCCGTTCCGCCAGTTTCAATGTATAAAATCCATTGCCGCTGCCAAAATCACAGACGGTCATGCCCGGTTTCACGCCCAGGTTCGCGATGACGTCTCCGGTTGATTCTTCGCGCTGGCGCGACTCGCGCATCAACCATTCCGCGCCGGAATAGTGCATGGTCTGGGCAATGCTCCGCCCCATGTATTCGCGGCAGAGCGCAGCATTCGGCAGCGCGAGCAGCGCAATTGCCAGAATGCAGCCAAGCCAAATTCGAGCCTTAAGTAATTGCATGGTTACCACTCATATATGTATACGGTCTTATAGGCGTGGGGGCAACTCAGTGAGCGCCTGTGCAAAAGAGCCTGAGAGCCCGCACTGAAGCGAACAGAGATGTACTCGCGCCTTTAATCCTCACTTCGCTCGATGCGTTACAGATCACCGACGATCAATCATCATACAATAAAAAAGGGCGGCCTCAAAAGACCGCCCCTTCGTATTGGACTGGATTCGGGCGCAGTGCGCTGCGTCCCTGTATCAACTAATACAACGCCCAAGCGTCAACGGAGACAGGCTTCATATCAAGCGCGAGTTGAACAGCGGCCGCCATGTCGAGGCGTCCGTATCCATATTGCTGATTGAACCCATTGGCGTCATAGGGGAGGTTGCCGATTTTCACGGACGTTTGGCGCAAGACGCTGACAATTTCATCGCTGG from Candidatus Hinthialibacter antarcticus carries:
- a CDS encoding DUF4097 family beta strand repeat-containing protein; this translates as MNTKLATGLAVCLWAFALTSCQSPGPIIRDQEQFTKQVTVSPSINVIEIHHDNGSVNLQGWDSPFVLMEGYKSVSGPDLETVTQALAEMEMIAYERSGDRLVIEYSPPLKLRDVNPFDKFEETVHFTINVPKGIAIEVYNQDGAIKAANLDKTLLVDHKTGDVRVENIRGGANIISNGGNITATDIQPYLDLDSREGRVDIERITGDAAIRHKNGPVVLSDVSNDVYLNCENADCTIRQIKGQLEVDNMGGDVVANYIFSGVAIKLRKGNLTLQPQVPVPQSYQCSVEAGDLTVRIPENSNILLDVTAESGGITSDFPLPISSEKNTSKAAGSVNKGEFKVELFVRGGFAHIVKVAANETVPETPAPSQTIENAGSTPPAERSPDLEAADIN
- a CDS encoding ACT domain-containing protein, with amino-acid sequence MRKSLVLSLTGHDRIGIVEEVTKEILPFGGNVESSRMARLGGEFAMLMLISAPEEQVETLIQRIQALQDNGYIVTICTTEPGDPNKFQEWSTLQIEVFGADHEGIIHTITQRLAELKISVETMDTGMSEAPLSGSPLFMMSATVMAPPELSLSNLQDDLEKISDALNVDIDVSLWLDDDAEFEGE
- a CDS encoding arylsulfatase, which encodes MSSNHLTRRTFLNTIGAAAAASLTPGQSLAASSAPKNIVLIYADDLGYGDVSCYGATKFKTPNIDRLAANGIRFSNAHSSSATCTPSRYSLLTGEYAWRRKGTGILPGNAKMIIEPGRDTLPSMLKNAGYKTGVVGKWHLGLGDGTLDWNSDIKPGPNEIGFDYSFLIPATGDRVPCVYVENHRVVDYDPSDPIEVSFGKPIGDEPTGKEHPELLKMHPSHGHDMTIVNGISRIGYMSGGQSARWVDEDMADVITKKANKFITNHKDEPFFLYFSTHDIHVPRVPHSRFVGQSGLGPRGDAVMQLDWCVGEIMATLDRLDLTNDTLVLFASDNGPVVDDGYHDQAVTRLNGHTPSGNLRGGKYSSFDAGTRTPFIAHWPGRIQPGESDALVSQIDLFASFASLTGQALSTKAAPDSLNALPTLLGETNIDREHLIEHAGSLSIIQGDWKYIAPSKGATFNKNVSIELGNNPEPQLYNLKEDLGETNNLAAQHPEIVQKLSSLLAETRKNGRTRK
- a CDS encoding class I SAM-dependent methyltransferase, yielding MQLLKARIWLGCILAIALLALPNAALCREYMGRSIAQTMHYSGAEWLMRESRQREESTGDVIANLGVKPGMTVCDFGSGNGFYTLKLAERVGESGSVFAVDIQQEMLDLLRMRANAASVKNVTPVLSTQNDAKLPKSQFDLILMVDVYHELSHPQEMLQALRASLKPKGRIALLEYREEDADVPIKPLHKMSKRQILKEYTANGFQLAGEYDGLPWQHMMFFERVESE